The proteins below come from a single Nocardioides eburneiflavus genomic window:
- a CDS encoding TfoX/Sxy family protein, whose translation MAYDEVLARRISDLLEGEPGVTSKKMFGGLGYLVGGHMAVAAASSGALMVRADPADCEAWADGEAIKPMEMRGRPMAGWLLVDIAAVADDDELGQWVHRGVRFVRTLPPKPPSP comes from the coding sequence ATGGCCTACGACGAGGTGCTGGCGCGACGGATCTCCGACCTGCTCGAGGGCGAGCCGGGGGTCACGTCGAAGAAGATGTTCGGTGGGCTGGGCTACCTGGTCGGGGGCCACATGGCGGTCGCCGCGGCGAGCAGCGGCGCCCTGATGGTGCGCGCCGACCCGGCGGACTGCGAGGCGTGGGCCGACGGCGAGGCCATCAAACCGATGGAGATGCGCGGGCGTCCGATGGCAGGGTGGCTGCTGGTGGACATCGCGGCCGTGGCCGACGACGACGAGCTCGGGCAGTGGGTCCACCGCGGGGTGCGGTTCGTCCGCACCCTGCCTCCCAAGCCGCCGTCGCCCTGA
- a CDS encoding nucleotidyltransferase domain-containing protein, with protein MPDLDLPAWLTSRQRETIVSLAERNDAEHRDDLLGLVLSGSAARGLATERSDLDVVVVLADEAASGRSTDKSPEVDEIVDSWSELTTVPPFGTEHWWSRWSYAWAPVLLDRTGGELAAAVRRQATVPPEEADTVLVEHDRLDGWVNFAYRALKSDRDGRALEARLDAAESVPWLLDVVFTMAGRVRPYNKYLAWELRTHPLDGWPADELLALVQRTLVGDASAVRETFARVRAACTAYDAVRGHTRATDTVAGWGAELAIFDRPGS; from the coding sequence GTGCCCGATCTCGACCTCCCCGCCTGGCTCACCTCCCGTCAGCGGGAGACGATCGTGTCGCTGGCCGAGCGCAACGACGCCGAGCACCGCGACGACCTGCTCGGACTCGTGCTCAGCGGCTCGGCCGCCCGCGGGCTCGCCACCGAGCGCTCCGACCTCGACGTGGTGGTCGTGCTCGCCGACGAGGCCGCCTCGGGGCGCTCGACCGACAAGTCACCCGAGGTCGACGAGATCGTCGACTCCTGGTCCGAGCTCACGACCGTCCCGCCCTTCGGCACCGAGCACTGGTGGTCCCGCTGGTCCTACGCGTGGGCGCCGGTGCTGCTCGACCGCACGGGCGGCGAGCTGGCGGCCGCCGTGCGCCGCCAGGCGACGGTGCCGCCCGAGGAGGCCGACACGGTGCTGGTCGAGCACGACCGGCTCGACGGCTGGGTGAACTTCGCCTACCGCGCGCTCAAGAGCGACCGCGACGGACGAGCCCTCGAGGCGCGGCTCGACGCCGCCGAGTCGGTGCCGTGGCTGCTCGACGTGGTCTTCACGATGGCCGGGCGGGTGCGGCCCTACAACAAATACCTGGCCTGGGAGCTGCGCACCCACCCACTCGACGGCTGGCCAGCCGACGAGCTGCTCGCGCTGGTGCAGCGCACCCTGGTCGGCGACGCGTCCGCCGTGCGCGAGACCTTCGCGCGCGTCCGCGCCGCGTGCACGGCGTACGACGCGGTGCGCGGGCACACGCGCGCCACCGACACGGTCGCCGGCTGGGGTGCCGAGCTGGCGATCTTCGACCGCCCCGGGAGCTAG
- the dapA gene encoding 4-hydroxy-tetrahydrodipicolinate synthase, which produces MSETSEASTPTSSDLPFGRLLTAMATAFHEDGSVDLEGTARIAVHLVDHGSDGVVVSGTTGESPTTSVAEDGEILRAVQDAVGHRATVIAGVGTNATAHSVELARQAEKVGVDGVLVVSPYYNKPGQVGLQHHFSSVAEATDLPVMLYDVPGRTASLIELETYEAMRRYDHVTSVKEASGLLARTAQLVDLGYAVYSGDDVNTLGYLAYGGVGLVSVVAHAAGDQLAAMIGAWVDGDLAEALRIHTSLLPAFDAVMGVPNYGATTAKAALELLGVLDNRRVRGPLVALDEDEVAALRTGLAAAGLI; this is translated from the coding sequence ATGAGCGAGACGAGCGAAGCGAGCACGCCCACGAGCTCCGACCTCCCGTTCGGCCGCCTGCTCACCGCGATGGCCACCGCGTTCCACGAGGACGGCAGCGTCGACCTCGAGGGCACGGCCCGGATCGCGGTGCACCTGGTGGACCACGGCAGCGACGGCGTCGTCGTCAGCGGCACCACCGGCGAGAGCCCGACGACCTCCGTCGCCGAGGACGGCGAGATCCTCCGCGCCGTCCAGGACGCGGTCGGCCACCGTGCCACCGTCATCGCCGGCGTCGGCACCAACGCCACCGCGCACTCGGTCGAGCTGGCCCGCCAGGCCGAGAAGGTCGGTGTCGACGGCGTGCTGGTCGTCTCGCCCTACTACAACAAGCCCGGTCAGGTGGGACTCCAGCACCACTTCAGCTCCGTGGCCGAGGCCACCGACCTGCCGGTGATGCTCTACGACGTCCCCGGGCGCACCGCGAGCCTCATCGAGCTCGAGACCTACGAGGCGATGCGGCGCTACGACCACGTCACGTCGGTCAAGGAGGCCTCCGGTCTGCTGGCCCGCACGGCCCAGCTGGTCGACCTGGGCTACGCGGTCTACTCCGGCGACGACGTCAACACCCTCGGCTACCTCGCCTACGGCGGCGTCGGGCTGGTGTCGGTCGTCGCGCACGCCGCCGGCGACCAGCTGGCCGCCATGATCGGCGCCTGGGTCGACGGCGACCTCGCCGAGGCCCTGCGGATCCACACGTCGCTGCTGCCGGCGTTCGACGCCGTGATGGGCGTCCCCAACTACGGAGCCACCACCGCCAAGGCAGCCCTCGAGCTGCTCGGCGTGCTCGACAACCGCCGCGTCCGCGGCCCGCTCGTCGCACTCGACGAGGACGAGGTCGCGGCGCTCCGCACCGGGCTGGCCGCGGCCGGCCTCATCTGA